A stretch of DNA from Ciona intestinalis chromosome 8, KH, whole genome shotgun sequence:
CCGTccatattataacaaaatttaaacggCCCGAATCAAAGGTAACTTCAACGAAAGTATTGACGAAGTCGTACATTTCCTTGTCAACAATATCAGCCAATTTCCCTCCAGACTTCGAGCATTCAAGATGACTCTTTTCACGGTTAAACTCCGTCCCTCCAGACGTGTATGGAAGATGGAAGTAAAGACCCTTGTAAGCACCCCAACTGTAACCTGAAAATCGACATGTTTGTAGTTCggccggcgccgtggcaaaatGGTTAGCTCGACTGTCTGTAACCATAGGTACAATGAAAAGGCAGGTCGCTTGATACCATTATGGGTGTTACGTTGTGAGTATGAGGCCTTTGAGCCTACATACGCTTATTTACCTTTGTGTTGTGTGTGCTATATGGGTTTGAATTGTTTCAGTCTTTGTTGTGTGCGATGCTTAAGTTGTCGATTTAATAGTGTATTTTTATTCGTTTTCCTTATCACTGTTTCACTTCTATTCACTCCTTTACttctttttttcattgttgtCACGCTTGGTTTCTTTGATTGCTCACGTGTTTAAGTATCGTCGTTTATTGTGCCATTGGGCTGATTACTGTAAATTGCGCGTTTTCCATTTCTCGTTTCGATTCGCTTTTTAGTGAGCAAGGTTAGTTCTTGTACAAAGTGTTATTTCAGTCGGTTTACAAAATACGGTTTTTCTTAGTAGTAATATTGCATCAGTGTACGTTAACTTGTTTATCGGTCATTGCTCCTtttatagtacaatgggggaagatgggacacttaagcacatattgccagaCATTTCCAGAATCAAATTAGATGgcggttttggggtaatactatatattttagaacgtctatttttatatttgcttttattaaaacgacaTAGGATACAGTGGTTTTAGTTCACGGAACCGCGATTGGCCTTTAAAGGCAACGTTCTGGACCAAACACCTCAAACACGTAACACAgacgtatgtgttcttgggcaagacacttaagtCTCCAACCCAAGAGCAatggctccaacccagtggtcactaatgggtcgtccaaattgtcagccatacatgaaaaaataaaaaaagtcctAAAAAAatgacccacaaagtaacatacatagtaacttgtaagctgggaCAAGGTGCATGAgtactcgtgttataacgactgtcgttttccggctacgcgaggataaagtaagttacatccattcattcgtttatagttatataaccCTAACACCAACATTCAAATGAAATCCTTACCTAGGTTAAGCTCCCAATAAAACCGGAACGTAATTTCCGACCATCCCTCATTTTTATCAGTTCTTTTAATACTGACAATGAACAAAGGTTCCAATATTTCTACCACGGTAACTTTGAATTTGTGGGGCAATGACTGGTTCTCTAGCTTGGCCGTCAAGTTTATAGCCACAGgagtagaaaaaaatacaggTTCTGTATTTGATTGGTACGAAAAGCTTTGACTCTTTTGATGATATAATTTCTGGCCAGTCGCCGAGTATTAAAACGGTTGCTTTAAAAAAGAAGGTTACCGTTAAAATTTGAAACGTGatcttttaaaagtaaatttgtatatgctttgctaattttcagcaataaaacGGCTAGTCCGATCCAATTCATTTTCctcaaaatatataacagcTATCTCTCCGAAGATCAAGCAGAAACATGGGCGTCGCCAAGGGGGGGCCTGAGGGGCCATGGCCCCCCCAAATTTTGAGTTTTACAGTAATGTTAttggtgaaaaaataaaataaagtgttacaCGTGCTAAACCGTGATGTTCAAATGGGGGTTCTCGATCCGGTTCCGgatcttttttcaaattaaaagaaaacatttaagcctgtttttaaatttcttacacatgctaaatgatgaggtgccaatccctattatgacgcaaataatcgccgTGTGAAATGCTATGATGTCGTAATTagttgccaggtcaaacaatcgctattatgatggaTGAACTCACGCGTGTGAATCcatactatttcgtaataaacagtcTACCTGCTAGCCTATAGAAAACAATCTCAATTTGNNNNNNNNNNNNNNNNNNNNNNNNNNNNNNNNNNNNNNNNNNNNNNNNNNCGTATCTGGAGAAGATGAACATTTGGATTCCTTCCCTGTGCTTTTAAATGACGAAGAGTTTCAGTCTCACGAAAATGACGTTTTGGATTTGAATCCTTTTGATGGCTTGCCTTACTCAACTAACTATTACCAGTTATTAAGGGAACGAAAAACGTTGCCAGTCTGGCAAGCGAAAGAGGATTTCGTTGTTGCAGTAGAAGAGAGCTCTGTGGTATTGGTTACTGGAAAAGCGGGGAGCGGTAAAAGTACGCAGGTAAAGTCGTATTTTAGTGAAAACGGACacgaatgaaacagaacttccGGCTTAAAATTTATCAGTACCCAAAACAAACGATAAAAGTGTATAAAGAAACTACTTTCCATTTTCAGATTCCACAATGGTGCACTCAACTGGCGAAAGAAACCGACTTTAGTTTTGGTACAGTCGTGTGTACGCAACCTGTAGCGACCGCTGCCATGTCACTTGCTGTTCAGGTGATTGGGAAACtagtatattaaaaactttgtaatagtagggtgggtaaatatggggcacctttattctatgatatccaaatatcctgcccgtgttttaaacaattaacagcggccTATAGAAGTCGTAAGCATAcgatttaataattctttaaatgttctttgtttactaccaaatggaactggaaaatagaaaaaaaggtgtaccatctttccccacattactatatatactgttgtatGATATAGTATGTATACCATGTATATACAAGAAAatcattttcaacttttaaagCAATAATGGTCACACAATAGTATGCGTTGCGGAAAACTTTGGTATGCGATCAGACTATATTTTCatcttaataaaatatgtatcaACCTGCTTCATTCATTATTAGCACATTTATGggtgtgtttaaataatattgtttcagGTCGCACAAGAAATGGATTTCACTAGTGTTGGTAATGAGGTCGGTTATAAGGTTCACCAACAAGACTGTGCCTCCGAGGACACAGTGTTAAAGTAAGTCGACTGCTGTCTTGAATTTAGTATTGTGttcgaatgaatgaatttagtTGTTATTTTGCCCGTATCGGTTCTAGTGGCAAGAAGAGGACTAACATGAAATGAAATGTAacctactttatcctcgcgtgctggccggaaaacgacagtcgttagaTAACTccggtgttcatacacctcgtgccacaACTTACGAgctgccatgtatgttacctTGTGGGggatcattttttgttttttttctcattttttatgtatggcttgGAGAACccatagtgaccactgggttgccaCATAAAATACCAGAAAGTTATACTCGATATTGTATCAGGTTTACAACGGATGAGATATTGTTGCGGGAAATGTCAGATGATCCACTGTTGCAGAAATACAGCTTTGTTATCATCGACGAGATTCAAGAAAGAACCGTCTCCACTGATATTCTGCTTGCCCTGCTAAAGTAACAAGTGTTTCTACGTATACAGTTAtcattttaacttatatttacaaatttatcaGGATCATATTAAACTTGCGGGAAGATCTAAAAGTTATCTTGGTCAGTTTGATTCAAGAGATGCCAACACTGGAAGAGTTTTTCGAAGGTGTTCCGATCGTTGATCTTCATTTCTTGGACGAAGCTGCTGCCTCCGATGAAAATGATGATCCCGAAATTTCCGAGAAAGATGAGAGCAAAATATCTGAAAAAGAGAGGAGCAGGAGAGAGGTCGCTGAGAAGAAAAGAACGGATCAGATCGAAATAGTACATCTTCCTCTACAAGGCCAAACACTCATTGAAGAAATCACTTCGCTTGTTTTGAACCTTCATTCCGACCAAGACCTGGAAGGAGATATTCTTGTGTTGCTACCAACTGCTGCGGTGagttatatatgttaaaaaatgcatCTAAACCTGAAATGTGCTTTTAAACGCCTAAAGATGGCTGTACGcatatccggcatgcgaattcgcatgcgaagtcgtatgcaaacccgtgtacaattccgcatgcggcagcgaaatccggacaaaacagacaaaacggacgaattccggatagtgtgtacagccacctcaAAAGTATATGCACAAAAGTTACAAAGAAAAGATTATTAGCAACAATATCTACAATTATAGTAGGGAAGAGATAGGACACctacctttggcacataacatccaaatattatcttgatcgtgttttaaacaattaccaacggtctgtggaagacGCGAGGATagggttttaaaattgtttaaatggtaTTTGTTTACACCTGAATAGGACAGggaaatagagtgaaaaggtgtcccatcttccccaccgtactatatattttgggCTGTGAAACTAGCCCTATTTTTAAGGTTCGTTTACTTTTATGTCGCAGGATGTAGAAGAAACATGTGACAGAATAGCAAGGGAGATAGCGATGAAGACGCTGCGAGGAGATGCTGGAGAAGCAGCGGTAGTTCGCTTGCACCGTTGTCTTGCTTACGGTGCACAGCAGGTGATAATATGTTGCTTGTGGTGAAGTTTGACTGAATACGAACGATTGCTTGACTGTTGTTCCGTTTTTATGTAAGAATAATGTATGTCAACGTATTTACAACAGTATAACATGAAAGGCTTTACGcgaaatgtatatatagtgtatagggtgaggaaagacgagacacatctaccacataatatctaaatatcttgatcttctttttaaatttaaacaattaacaacggtctatgggagttgtaaggatacggttttataaatctttgaatgttctttgtttaccaccaaatggaaggTGAAAATGGAACGAAgaggtgtcttatcttccccaccctactatatctcatAGAGTACAACTAGTTGTACCTAATTATACGTTACGTCTTTCGTAGGACTTGATTATAAAATATGGCTATAATCAGATACACGCTTTTTACAGGCAGTGTATGACAAGAAAGCAAACTTCGGAGATGGTGATCTTATAAATCGAAGAATTGTCGTGTGTGACGACATAGCCGAGTCGTGTTTCTCAATGGAAAATATAACAGTAGTTATTGACACCGGCGTGAAGtttgaaaaagtaagttttccCACCTTGCGTAAGCAATccgtattttataaatacacttggCATGTATTTCAGGTTTTTAACACCCGATTTCGCACGTACTCCAATATTAAGCAATACATTTCTCAAGCTAGCGCATCGTTACGTATGGACCGATGCCAGGCAGGTGGAAAGTTATACAAACTTTACGACCATGTTCATTTTGAAGAGGTGGGATCAAACttactttaatgtttaatCTCTTTGCTATTACCAAATATTCACATACGTACTTTAGTTTATTACgcttttattacatatatacgAGTTTTACAGACTGCATCAGAACAGTCGATTCCCGAAATCAAACGATTTGAACTTACAACTGAAGTTTTGCTGATGAAAAGATTGTTGCAAAGACTAAACGTATCTCTCACACAATGCCAACTACTTGAAGCACCAGGTACAGTGTTGTTGTTACATGCGTTACGTCTTAAACGACCTGGAATAAAAACGTATCTGTTCTATATGCTTGATGAATGTGCAAAtgatatgtatagtaggatgggggcagatgggacacctttggaatataatatccaaatatcctgattggattttaaacaatttacaacagtatatatagaagtcttgaaaatacggttttacaattctttaaaagtttatttatttcaaccagatgaaatgaaaagtgtccgatcttcccctaccctgctatatatagtggggtcggggaagatgggacacttttagcacaaaatataaatatattctggtcgtgttttaaacaaataacaatggtctatgaaagtcgcgaggacaatgttttgtaattctttaaatgttctttgtttactaccaaattgcacgagaaaatataatgaaaaggtgtcacatctttccccatcctacaaTGATATGAGATGATGAATgtatttattctgttttataccgTTCTATCTGATagtaaataagaaaaaaactacAGCATTATATAACCaaattctcacgactctaaaatgttgatattatgtgctagcgGTATCTATCTTATCCACAGTATATATTTAACCTTATCTGAAACACAGCCTGTGGATACGAAtcataaattacaaatttagtaaggaggagatgggacatcttttcattccataTTCTCGGTGGTGTTCCAAGAATTATTCAATCCTCGCGACTCACATAGGCCGTTTTTATTAGCTTacaacacgatcaggatatggATAATATGtcttaaaggtgtcccatctaacctcacatatatagcctactatatagatCAATTTAAACGTTATTCCATATGTTTATTGGTATAGATCCCGAAGCTTACATGTTGGCATTGGAAGAGTTGGATTACCACGGAGCATTGGACGAGAATGGGAATCTATCTGATCTAGGAATGGTAATGAGTGAGATGCCGCTGTCACTTGCGGAGGCCAAGGTGGTTATCGCAAGTTGTGGAGAAGGATGTACCCAGGTAAACATAATATGCTGACATGTTTAGTTTACCGATGTACtgccgtgttttaaacgtaacatttaaatttaaaactatggtTTCATATACTTATcttatagtaggatagggaagatgggacccatttttattctgctttctcgtctcatttggaatcaaacaaaaaactttcaaagaattataaaaccgtatccttacgacccCGAAAGACCgttggtatttatttaaatcacgagatgtcccatcttaccccatagtactatatgcatatatatatcacaatTCAGTGTGTTTGAATTTGTAGGTTTCATCTGTTTGAAGTACCATTCATAATTGACAACTCATAATGCTTtcatgatgtttttttttcaggaaatTGTGACTATCATCGCAATGCAAAAATGTTCAGATTTGTTCGTAGTTCCTCCTGGCTTAGAGAGCAAAGCTGCAGTGTGCAGAAGAAGCATGACCCATAAAGCTGGCGACCATTTCACTTTCCTCAATATATTCTATCGTTTCGCAAGGCGTAAGTCAAAGTTAAGCAATAGAAGAATTTATACGGTCATATCATGCATGCTgtaatatagttgggtgggggaagatgggacacgtttttattctacttttaCGTCCaaattaatagtaaacaaggaacatttaataaaatataaaaccgtatcctcacgactttaataGACAGttattatttgattaaaaacatgattaggataattaaataataggtactaaaggtgtcccgtcttctccctcCGCCTTATATACCAATATGGTTGAAATAAGCTTCACTTGCGTTTTACGATATTGATAACCAAGCATATGTTTGTGCATACATGTTGTTCGCAAACATTGCCGTTGCATTAATTAGTTAGTAGtgcagaatatccaaatactgA
This window harbors:
- the LOC113474437 gene encoding uncharacterized protein LOC113474437; amino-acid sequence: MFSFNLKKDPEPDREPPFEHHGLARKLYHQKSQSFSYQSNTEPVFFSTPVAINLTAKLENQSLPHKFKVTVVEILEPLFIVSIKRTDKNEGWSEITFRFYWELNLGYSWGAYKGLYFHLPYTSGGTEFNREKSHLECSKSGGKLADIVDKEMYDFVNTFVEVTFDSGRLNFVIIWTAMNYNQANSNVTRSNGKPGYNGDWNPGYPTTSGSRTGVVVFVGTNPSAGTNIGMRNAEISQRYVPLCVY
- the LOC100183953 gene encoding putative pre-mRNA-splicing factor ATP-dependent RNA helicase PRP1, giving the protein MSLAVQVAQEMDFTSVGNEVGYKVHQQDCASEDTVLKFTTDEILLREMSDDPLLQKYSFVIIDEIQERTVSTDILLALLKIILNLREDLKVILVSLIQEMPTLEEFFEGVPIVDLHFLDEAAASDENDDPEISEKDESKISEKERSRREVAEKKRTDQIEIVHLPLQGQTLIEEITSLVLNLHSDQDLEGDILVLLPTAADVEETCDRIAREIAMKTLRGDAGEAAVVRLHRCLAYGAQQAVYDKKANFGDGDLINRRIVVCDDIAESCFSMENITVVIDTGVKFEKVFNTRFRTYSNIKQYISQASASLRMDRCQAGGKLYKLYDHVHFEETASEQSIPEIKRFELTTEVLLMKRLLQRLNVSLTQCQLLEAPDPEAYMLALEELDYHGALDENGNLSDLGMVMSEMPLSLAEAKVVIASCGEGCTQEIVTIIAMQKCSDLFVVPPGLESKAAVCRRSMTHKAGDHFTFLNIFYRFARHKRSESWCNANYVSYDALKMADKKRSEILEVMEILELPVSEPVIEPQLMETSVKKALLAGYFMQIARDTDGCGNYHIIRDKHISRLHPDCGLVNSRPEWVIYNKFELTENSYLSTVSPVDPEWIAEIVPHSYLTNLPTNEAKDTLLYLAERYRGNAGGIEDEEQNNFKPNEIRKSINKQDAKKAKHKQQVQSSSALKTGLEINRAHVDSNDAGSERGDDALSDDTDVLTQAVRDVTYVYNQASTYVRTSEYASEGSQCNVQ